AACCACATCTTTTTCCAGCACCGGGCTTTCAATCAAACGGTCTTCCGCAGCCGCCTGCCCAATAACGCCTTCCCCAAAACGAAAACGATCACAAGACCAAAAAGCATCTGGCGCTTCGCCGCGATGCATTTTCAGCCACAGCATATCATCACTATCATCACACAAGAATATTTCGCCAGCCGAAACATCGAAATGCTTAACCACCTGGATCAGCGTCTCATCGAGAATATCATCCATCCCCGCGGCGCGCACCGATGTTTTCGCCAGGTTATAGAGCAGCATCATATCTTCAAACTGCTCTTTTAGTTTGCGGTCACTCTCGACAACATTTTCATACAGGCGCGAATTCTCAATGGCTACAGCCGCATAGGCCGCCAGGGTCTCGATCACACGCTGATCATCACCGGTGAAATCTGTCTCGTTTTTTTTGTTGGTCAGGTAAATTTGCCCCAACAGCATCTTGCCCGAGATAATCGGCACCCCCAAAAATGAGTGCATCGCTGGATGATGTGCTGGAAAACCCGCGCTGCGCGGATCTACAACGATATCGGGAATACGAATGGATTTTCGCTCGTGCATCAGCGCGCCAAGCAAACCCAGGCCGCGCGGTGGATGACCAATTTTGTTGGCCGTCTCTTCATCAACCCCCATGTGGATGAACTTCTCTAACTGACCATCCTCGCCCAAAACGGCAATCGCGCCAAATTCGGCCTCCGCTTGCTCGCGGGCCAGTCGTGCAATCCGCTCCAGCACATTATTGCGCGAAACATCGCTAACCAACTCAAGACTGGCGCGATGTAGTGCCGCCAGCCTTTCCTCAAGTTGTTCACGTGTCAACAAGACCATAGAAAATTTATCCTCACCTCCCATATTTTACCGCAAATTTATGAGTTGATAGTTTTTGCCAGCGCCTGCGGGTAGAATCATAGAAATCACCACTAAGACACAAAGACACAAAGTTTTTTCTTTGAGACTTCATATCGCCTGTCCCCTTCGGGAATTGTGGTTCAAATTTTGTGGATATTGACTATGCCCCCTAAAGACATCAACTCACGGATTTCTGGATATTATCAACTTTCGATGGATGAACGACGGGCGCACCTGACCCAGCGTGGGCTGCTGTCTCCGGAGGAAATACCCATTCTCGATGCGGATTCCGGTTTATCGCTCGAACAGGCGCAGCACATGATCGAAAACGTGGTCGGTCTGTATAGCCTGCCCCTGGGGCTGGCGCTCAACTTCACCATTAACGGGCGCGATGTACTCATCCCGATGGTTGTCGAAGAACCTTCCATCGTGGCCGGAGCCTCCTTCATGGCAAAGTTGGCCCGCGCCGGGGGTGGATTCTTCACCTCCAGCACGCCGCCCGAAATGATCGGGCAAATGCAAATCTTGGATGTCACCGATCCGCATAGCGCCCGCCTTTCCCTGCTCGAACACAAAACTGAACTCCTAGCCGCAGCCGCCGAGATTGACCCCATTCTCAAAGAGCTGGGAGGCGGGCCGCGCGATCTTGAAGTGCGCATCATCGAAGATTCGCCCATCGGCCCCTTTTTAGTCGCGCACCTGATCTACGATGTGCGCGATGCTATGGGCGCCAACGCCGTCAACACGGCCTGCGAGCGTCTGGCTCCCCAAATCGAAACCATCACCGGGGGGCGCGTGCATCTGCGTATTCTCTCCAACCTGGCCGATCGCCGTCTGGTGCGCGCCCGCTGCACTATCCCGCTGGCAAAACTGGCCTTTGGCGATTTCCCTGCCGAAGAAGTGCGTGATGGCATCATCGAAGCCTGGGCCTTCGCCGCCGCCGACCCCTACCGCGCCGCAACACACAATAAAGGCATTATGAACGGCATCGACGCCGTCGTCCTCGCCACCGGCAACGATTGGCGCGCCATTGAAGCCGGGGCACACGCCTATGCGGCGCGCTCCGGGCAATACACATCCCTGAGCACATGGGGGGCAGATGCCGAAGGCAATTTGGTGGGCACGCTGGAACTCCCTATGGCGGTGGGCATTGTGGGCGGGGCTACGCGTGTGCATCCCACGGCGAAACTGGCGCTAAAAATTATGCAAATCAGCAGCGCCAGCCAACTGGCCGAGATTATCGCCGCGGTGGGCTTGGCGCAAAACCTGGCCGCCTTGCGCGCGCTGGCAACCGAAGGCATTCAACGCGGTCACATGAACCTGCATGCCCGCCAGGTCGCCATCGCCGCTGGAGCCACGGACGAGATGATCGAAAAAATCGCCGCGCAAATGGTCACCGAAAAGGCGGTGCGGATTGATCGAGCGAGAGAGATTTTGGTAAAAATAGAATGTAGCGCAGGATAATTCCCCTCACCCCCCGCCCTCTCCCACAGGGAGATGGGGCTGCATCGGGGTTCTCTTTTTATCCCCTCTCCCGCGGGGAGAGGGTTAGGGTGAGGGCCAATGCCAAATGAGAGCAAATCTATGACTCAACCTTCAACATCCAACCTTCAACAGAAATTACTCATTCCCTCCCGCTCGGTGGGAATCGTTGGCTACGGCGCGTATGTACCGCGCTACCGCCTGCCCGCCAAAGAGATTTCGCGCATTTGGACAGATGGCACCGGCGGCGCCCCGATTCAGGAGAAAGCCGTCCCCGGTCCAGACGAAGATACCGCCACCATGTCGATTGAGGCGGCGCGTAACGCCCTGGCGCGGGCCGAAATCCAGGCCGAAGAAATTCGCGCTGTTTGGGTGGGATCCGAATCGCATCCCTATGCCGTAAAACCCACCTCCACGATTGTTGCCGAAGCCCTGGGGATTGTACCCTTCACGCAGGCGGGTGATTGGGAATTCGCCTGCAAAGCGGGCACGGAAGCGATGGTCGCGGCGATGGGTTTGGTCGGCTCCAATATGGCAAACTACGCCCTGGCAATCGGCATGGATACAGCACAAGGCCGCCCCGGCGACGCCCTGGAATATACCGCGGCGGCGGGTGGCGCGGCCTTTTTAATCGGCCCGGCAGAAGAAGCGCTGGCGGTGATTGAAAGCAGCCTGTCCTACGTCACCGACACACCCGATTTTTGGCGGCGAGAATACCAGAAATACCCCGAACACGGGCAGCGCTTCACCGGCGAACCGGCCTATTTTCATCACATCACTTCAGCAGCGCAGGTCTATCTGGATTCCACCGGAACTACTGCTGCCGATTACCAATATGCTATCTTCCACCAGCCCAACACTAAATTCCCCACGCGGGTTGGCGCGCAATTGGGCTTCAGCAAAGAGCAAATTGCCCCCGGACTGCTCGTCCCAGTGATCGGCAATACTTATTCCGGAGCAGCGATCATTGGCCTGACCGCCACGCTGGATATTGCTCAGCCCGGCGACCGCATTCTGATGGTCTCTTTTGGCTCCGGGGCAGGCTCCGATGCTTTGGGTCTGCGCGTCACCGAGCGACTGCTGGAGCAGCGCGACAAGGCCATCAAAACCCAAACCTACATTGCCCGCCGCACCGAGATTGATTATGCGACCTATACGCGCATGCGCGGCAAATTATTGATGAAGTAATATTCCAAAAAAAGGGATGTAAGCGTTGCTTCGCAACGCTTACATCCCTTTTTTTGGGTTTCTATTGCGGGAGAATTTCATGAGTACAGATGTCATCATCGCCGGTATTGGACAAACTAACGTCGGCGAACATTGGGAAATTTCGCTGCGCGAGCTGGCTTTTTATGCCATCGAAGCCGCACTGAACGATGCCGCCGGGCTGCGTCCTCAGGCGTTATATGTGGGCAATGTTTTCGCCCCACAGATTTCAGGGCAGGCGCATCTGGGCGCTTTGATCGCCGATTTTGCGGGCTTGCGCGGCATTGAGGCTTGCACACTCGAAGCCGCCGGAGCCTCTGGCGCGGCCGCCTTGCGCGCCGGATTTTTAGCGGTCAAATCGGGCTTCGTGGATGCGGCGCTGGTGGTCGGTGTGGAAAAAATTACCGACAAGGTTGGCCCGGAGGTGGATGTCAATATCGCCACCACCCTCGATAGCGACTATGAAGCCGTCCACGGGCTGACCCCCACGGCGCAGGCCGCCCTGCTGATGCGGCGCTATTTGCACGAGTTCAATGTGCCCGAATTTGCATTGGCGAATTTCCCGCTCACGGCGCACGCCAACGGCGCGGGCAACCCTCACGCCATGTTCCAAAAGGCGCTCCGGCCCACTCTCTACGAGCGCGCCGGGATGATCTGCGATCCGCTAAATATGTTCGATGCCGCGCCGGATGCCGATGGCGCTGCGGCAGTGCTGCTGACGCGCCCCGAATTACTCCCCCCCGATAGCCAGCATCCCCGCGTGCGGATTGCCGCTTCGAGCGTCGCCACCGACACGCTGGCCCTGCACGACCGCCCCGATCCGCTGGATTTTCGCGCCGCCCGGCTCTCGGTGGAGCGGGCTTGTTATCAGGCCGGAGCCA
The window above is part of the Chloroflexota bacterium genome. Proteins encoded here:
- a CDS encoding hydroxymethylglutaryl-CoA reductase, degradative; this encodes MPPKDINSRISGYYQLSMDERRAHLTQRGLLSPEEIPILDADSGLSLEQAQHMIENVVGLYSLPLGLALNFTINGRDVLIPMVVEEPSIVAGASFMAKLARAGGGFFTSSTPPEMIGQMQILDVTDPHSARLSLLEHKTELLAAAAEIDPILKELGGGPRDLEVRIIEDSPIGPFLVAHLIYDVRDAMGANAVNTACERLAPQIETITGGRVHLRILSNLADRRLVRARCTIPLAKLAFGDFPAEEVRDGIIEAWAFAAADPYRAATHNKGIMNGIDAVVLATGNDWRAIEAGAHAYAARSGQYTSLSTWGADAEGNLVGTLELPMAVGIVGGATRVHPTAKLALKIMQISSASQLAEIIAAVGLAQNLAALRALATEGIQRGHMNLHARQVAIAAGATDEMIEKIAAQMVTEKAVRIDRAREILVKIECSAG
- a CDS encoding hydroxymethylglutaryl-CoA synthase, whose protein sequence is MTQPSTSNLQQKLLIPSRSVGIVGYGAYVPRYRLPAKEISRIWTDGTGGAPIQEKAVPGPDEDTATMSIEAARNALARAEIQAEEIRAVWVGSESHPYAVKPTSTIVAEALGIVPFTQAGDWEFACKAGTEAMVAAMGLVGSNMANYALAIGMDTAQGRPGDALEYTAAAGGAAFLIGPAEEALAVIESSLSYVTDTPDFWRREYQKYPEHGQRFTGEPAYFHHITSAAQVYLDSTGTTAADYQYAIFHQPNTKFPTRVGAQLGFSKEQIAPGLLVPVIGNTYSGAAIIGLTATLDIAQPGDRILMVSFGSGAGSDALGLRVTERLLEQRDKAIKTQTYIARRTEIDYATYTRMRGKLLMK
- a CDS encoding thiolase domain-containing protein (Catalyzes the synthesis of acetoacetyl coenzyme A from two molecules of acetyl coenzyme A. It can also act as a thiolase, catalyzing the reverse reaction and generating two-carbon units from the four-carbon product of fatty acid oxidation); translation: MSTDVIIAGIGQTNVGEHWEISLRELAFYAIEAALNDAAGLRPQALYVGNVFAPQISGQAHLGALIADFAGLRGIEACTLEAAGASGAAALRAGFLAVKSGFVDAALVVGVEKITDKVGPEVDVNIATTLDSDYEAVHGLTPTAQAALLMRRYLHEFNVPEFALANFPLTAHANGAGNPHAMFQKALRPTLYERAGMICDPLNMFDAAPDADGAAAVLLTRPELLPPDSQHPRVRIAASSVATDTLALHDRPDPLDFRAARLSVERACYQAGASIDQMDFFELSDTFSVYAALSLEAAGYAERGRGWEMAHNAAITLEGSLPIATLGGLKARGNPWGATGIYQVVESTLQLRGQAGSNQIPNAKRALVQALGGPAATVVTHILDAI